One Vibrio pomeroyi genomic region harbors:
- a CDS encoding methyl-accepting chemotaxis protein, translating into MRHLSIALKIKLGYAICLLFFVISGLVSYKGIQTLSNGFSQYSELSQKATLSGNIQVHFLQMRLASERYLESLDDQYEANYQSSKLAIDELLNNLIQTTTNTDSLSSLQLVQDSVAAFDAAYGSMKQSQLLIDQLVNVEMVTRETNALKAAQSLLYESYNNNDPNASLYAGMLMENFLAAKITVLSYSNNNDLKTYEAGKDIFEYALPGIEGDIESLKSSPYQSELIEDFSNQREAYAKGFEQVHQQMIENTQRTATLSSIGDSLAISVADAQSILEQQKQALTPELQASEKRSIQIIILLTGVALVIGMTSAVLVTRSITKGIAQVKQITNELSQGNLNVEVNIESKNEIGELLTNMEITIESLRDIVGQVNRSSVRIGEMSESLNQVTNNSSTNATQLNSEMMNISSAVDQLASSTSEIASSANHASQVANQATENVAMGLKEVDKTLHEIGSADESMQVSSQKVTDLHKESMNIGAILEVIKGVSEQTNLLALNAAIEAARAGEQGRGFAVVADEVRTLAKRTQDSASQIDELITSLQRGAKDALESIKESHSTVSDASTQAQQASQNLHVINQHIQDLNQANSQIAVSVDEQDRLTKSLGENAQGANTIAQSNQESVSSISGAASDLTEVAHHLESQVNRFRT; encoded by the coding sequence ATGCGCCACCTTTCTATAGCGCTCAAGATCAAGCTGGGTTATGCCATCTGCTTGCTCTTTTTCGTCATTTCAGGCCTTGTGAGTTACAAAGGTATTCAAACCTTGTCGAACGGCTTTAGCCAGTACAGTGAACTCAGCCAAAAGGCGACATTGTCAGGCAACATTCAAGTGCACTTTCTTCAGATGCGTTTAGCCTCTGAACGTTACTTAGAGTCATTGGATGATCAATACGAAGCGAATTATCAATCAAGCAAACTCGCGATTGATGAACTGCTGAACAACTTAATCCAAACCACCACCAATACTGATAGCCTGTCGAGCCTGCAATTAGTACAAGACAGCGTTGCGGCGTTTGATGCGGCTTATGGTTCAATGAAACAGAGCCAACTGCTCATTGACCAGTTAGTTAACGTGGAAATGGTCACACGAGAAACCAACGCACTGAAAGCTGCTCAGAGCTTGTTGTATGAGTCTTACAACAACAACGATCCAAACGCGAGCTTGTACGCAGGCATGTTGATGGAGAACTTCCTCGCCGCCAAGATCACTGTACTGAGTTACTCAAACAATAACGATCTTAAAACCTATGAAGCCGGTAAAGACATCTTTGAATATGCTCTACCAGGTATCGAAGGCGATATCGAATCTCTTAAATCATCTCCTTATCAAAGTGAACTGATTGAAGACTTCTCAAACCAACGCGAAGCGTACGCGAAAGGTTTTGAGCAAGTTCATCAACAGATGATTGAGAACACTCAAAGAACCGCTACCCTTTCCTCTATTGGCGACAGCTTAGCGATTTCGGTAGCTGATGCTCAGAGCATTCTCGAACAACAGAAACAGGCGTTAACACCAGAGCTGCAAGCCAGTGAAAAGCGCTCGATTCAAATCATCATCTTGCTCACAGGTGTCGCTTTGGTTATCGGCATGACAAGCGCCGTGTTAGTGACTCGTTCTATTACCAAAGGCATCGCGCAGGTTAAACAGATCACCAATGAGCTTTCTCAAGGTAACCTAAATGTTGAAGTGAACATTGAGAGCAAGAACGAGATTGGCGAACTACTAACGAACATGGAGATCACCATTGAATCTCTGCGCGATATCGTAGGCCAAGTGAACCGCTCTAGTGTACGTATTGGCGAGATGTCTGAATCACTTAACCAAGTGACCAATAACAGCTCGACCAATGCAACACAGTTGAACAGCGAAATGATGAACATCTCATCTGCGGTTGACCAACTGGCTTCAAGCACATCAGAAATTGCTTCAAGCGCTAACCACGCCTCTCAAGTGGCGAACCAAGCGACCGAGAATGTCGCAATGGGTCTGAAAGAAGTCGACAAGACACTGCACGAGATTGGCAGCGCCGATGAAAGCATGCAGGTCAGCAGCCAGAAAGTGACCGACCTACACAAAGAGTCGATGAACATTGGTGCCATCCTTGAAGTAATCAAAGGCGTTTCAGAGCAAACCAACCTGTTGGCATTGAATGCCGCGATTGAAGCTGCGCGTGCTGGTGAACAAGGTCGTGGATTTGCCGTAGTAGCGGATGAAGTAAGAACGCTCGCTAAGCGTACCCAAGATTCTGCTAGCCAGATTGATGAGCTCATCACCTCACTACAGCGTGGCGCTAAAGATGCATTAGAGTCGATCAAAGAGAGCCACAGTACGGTTTCAGATGCTTCAACTCAGGCACAGCAAGCTTCTCAGAACTTACATGTGATTAATCAACATATCCAAGATCTGAATCAGGCTAACAGCCAAATCGCAGTATCAGTTGATGAACAAGATCGTCTTACCAAATCACTCGGTGAGAACGCGCAAGGTGCCAATACCATCGCGCAAAGTAACCAAGAGTCCGTCAGCAGCATTTCAGGTGCAGCAAGCGACTTAACTGAAGTTGCTCATCACCTAGAGAGCCAAGTGAATCGTTTTAGAACCTAG
- the thiE gene encoding thiamine phosphate synthase → MNPYKLYLVTDDQQDLETLKFVVEQAVAGGVTMVQVREKHGDVRAFIERAEAVKSVLAGTVVPMIINDRVDVALAVDADGLHLGQSDMPAVIARKLIGTDKILGLSIETEQQLREADSLPIDYIGLSALFATPTKTNLKKHWGYEGIQMALETTKLPIVGIGGINESNIPQLTETGIHGLALVSAICHAEDPKQATQDLLSLMGE, encoded by the coding sequence ATGAACCCTTATAAACTTTATCTGGTGACTGACGACCAACAAGATTTAGAAACGCTTAAGTTCGTGGTTGAACAAGCAGTTGCTGGTGGCGTCACTATGGTTCAAGTAAGAGAAAAACATGGGGACGTAAGAGCGTTCATTGAGCGTGCAGAAGCCGTTAAATCGGTTTTAGCTGGAACCGTTGTGCCCATGATCATTAATGATCGTGTTGATGTCGCATTGGCGGTTGATGCCGATGGTTTGCACTTGGGGCAATCGGATATGCCAGCAGTGATAGCACGCAAGCTGATTGGCACGGATAAGATTCTTGGTTTGTCGATTGAGACAGAGCAACAGCTACGAGAAGCCGATAGCTTGCCGATTGATTACATTGGCCTTAGTGCACTGTTTGCGACACCGACCAAGACAAATCTAAAGAAACACTGGGGTTACGAAGGCATTCAAATGGCGTTAGAAACGACCAAGCTTCCGATTGTTGGGATTGGCGGTATTAACGAATCGAACATCCCTCAGCTGACTGAAACGGGCATTCATGGATTGGCATTGGTATCAGCGATATGTCATGCAGAAGATCCGAAACAAGCGACGCAGGATTTGCTGTCCCTAATGGGAGAGTGA
- a CDS encoding LysR family transcriptional regulator, which yields MYSFEQLKVFVTVCETGSFSAAARKLKRAQSGVSQSIANLEIAIDQELFNREKNIPVLTNTGKALLPVAKSILDQQKYFDQKVESLTQEDEHELIIAVDESIIDKNFIKIISSLADQFPITHFDIITTSTFDVEDLVRRGKAQIGIIYADGELKVDMDFFLLGQARFLTVSSATHELSQMPVVQDSDLKRYRQCVHRSSKQRELWFTYGISSMLWYANNHRTIIELVEQNVGWANVPEMMVMEGIQKGDLVALPVAHEHGGWITPVGCLVSRSHINGPVLTSLIEKLEGYSLQYNQWQAN from the coding sequence ATGTACAGCTTTGAGCAACTAAAAGTCTTCGTCACTGTGTGTGAAACTGGCTCTTTTTCGGCGGCGGCACGCAAGCTGAAGCGCGCTCAATCCGGCGTCAGCCAGTCGATCGCCAATCTAGAAATTGCCATCGACCAAGAGCTGTTTAACCGAGAGAAAAACATCCCCGTTTTGACCAACACAGGTAAAGCGTTATTGCCTGTCGCCAAGTCGATTCTCGATCAACAAAAGTATTTCGATCAGAAAGTAGAATCACTAACACAAGAAGATGAGCACGAACTGATCATTGCTGTGGATGAAAGCATCATTGATAAGAACTTCATCAAGATAATCAGCTCACTAGCGGATCAATTTCCAATCACGCACTTCGATATTATTACGACCTCAACCTTCGATGTGGAAGACCTAGTCAGACGCGGCAAAGCGCAAATAGGCATCATCTATGCGGATGGTGAACTGAAGGTAGATATGGACTTTTTCTTACTTGGCCAAGCACGCTTTCTCACTGTCAGTTCCGCCACACACGAGCTCAGCCAAATGCCTGTGGTGCAAGATTCCGACTTAAAACGCTATCGCCAATGCGTGCATCGCAGCTCAAAGCAACGAGAGCTGTGGTTTACTTACGGAATTAGCTCAATGCTTTGGTATGCGAATAATCATAGAACCATCATCGAATTGGTCGAACAAAACGTTGGTTGGGCAAATGTGCCTGAAATGATGGTAATGGAAGGCATTCAGAAAGGTGACTTGGTTGCTCTGCCCGTGGCGCACGAGCATGGTGGTTGGATAACCCCTGTCGGTTGTTTGGTATCACGAAGCCACATTAACGGACCAGTGCTAACCAGTTTGATTGAGAAATTAGAAGGGTATTCACTGCAATACAATCAATGGCAGGCAAACTAG
- a CDS encoding PACE efflux transporter: MSTLERVFHSVLFEVLAVTLSIIGLAIFTDHDVNALSGTMIVVATIAMMWNYCFNRIFDRYFTGEKSKRSLKLRVFHVVLFEAGLLIATIPVMAYLLNVGVWQAFLMDIGVTIFITIYAFVFNLIYDHVRAFWVRRADLAVQ; encoded by the coding sequence ATGAGTACGTTAGAAAGAGTGTTCCACTCAGTATTATTCGAAGTTTTGGCCGTAACGCTTTCAATTATAGGCTTGGCGATATTTACCGATCACGATGTGAATGCCTTATCAGGAACCATGATAGTTGTCGCGACCATCGCGATGATGTGGAATTACTGTTTTAACCGCATTTTTGATCGCTACTTCACGGGTGAAAAATCTAAGCGTTCATTGAAATTACGAGTGTTTCACGTCGTGTTATTTGAAGCGGGTTTGCTCATTGCAACTATTCCCGTCATGGCTTACTTACTCAATGTAGGAGTTTGGCAGGCATTCTTGATGGATATCGGCGTGACCATTTTTATTACCATTTACGCGTTTGTATTCAACCTGATTTACGACCATGTTCGAGCATTCTGGGTACGCAGAGCGGATCTGGCAGTCCAGTAA
- a CDS encoding helix-turn-helix domain-containing protein, whose protein sequence is MTVVDKKEVELFAELFKNIDGEIYTLLRSAKIPNDILTSSDHYEYLPETTIKNVVNIMGESASREEFALFMWSFCKQTYVPRFVAKLSNQDSLKSALDQFSEQLQQVSNGAHLYTKQSGGKWWFVREKPFTNAPWFKFAELFSVIFINELLSVLTQGRWKPSEIGIQSGDLDCFQSLPQMGGAQFYTHRPVTAFEIPEEIMLEPIVLPKVPQELELASPLPSSFLSAFKLVIKPYLTMGKLPISLASEILNIHVRTIQRRLENEGVVYKALIEEMVLEQVLDLLKQPDLSITQVGAKMGYSDSSHFTRAFKRQMNMTPRQYRKEHS, encoded by the coding sequence ATGACGGTTGTAGACAAGAAAGAAGTCGAGCTTTTTGCTGAACTGTTCAAAAATATCGACGGTGAAATCTATACCTTGCTACGCAGTGCCAAAATTCCCAATGACATTCTCACCAGTAGCGACCATTACGAGTACCTCCCTGAGACCACCATTAAAAATGTGGTCAATATTATGGGGGAGTCGGCGTCACGAGAAGAATTTGCACTGTTTATGTGGAGCTTCTGCAAACAAACCTATGTCCCTAGGTTCGTCGCTAAACTGAGCAATCAGGATTCGCTAAAAAGTGCGCTCGACCAATTTTCCGAGCAATTACAGCAAGTCTCGAATGGCGCGCACCTCTACACCAAGCAGTCTGGTGGCAAGTGGTGGTTTGTTCGCGAAAAACCGTTTACGAATGCGCCTTGGTTTAAGTTTGCAGAGCTGTTCTCGGTTATCTTTATCAACGAGCTGCTTTCCGTATTAACGCAAGGCCGTTGGAAACCATCGGAGATCGGTATTCAAAGTGGCGACCTCGATTGCTTTCAATCTCTTCCGCAAATGGGCGGTGCTCAGTTTTACACGCATAGGCCTGTGACTGCGTTTGAAATACCTGAAGAGATCATGCTTGAGCCGATTGTGTTACCCAAAGTGCCCCAAGAACTCGAACTCGCCAGCCCTTTACCTAGTTCCTTTCTGAGCGCTTTTAAATTAGTGATCAAGCCTTATCTCACCATGGGGAAACTGCCGATTAGCTTGGCATCTGAAATTCTAAATATTCATGTCAGAACCATTCAACGCCGCTTGGAAAACGAAGGAGTGGTGTACAAAGCTTTGATAGAAGAGATGGTGTTGGAACAGGTTTTGGATTTGCTCAAACAACCGGATTTATCGATTACTCAAGTAGGTGCAAAGATGGGTTATTCCGATTCTTCCCATTTCACTCGTGCATTTAAACGACAGATGAACATGACTCCAAGACAGTACCGCAAAGAACATAGTTAA
- a CDS encoding metal-dependent hydrolase family protein has protein sequence MNNSGLKLSVVALSCSFALSANAASTLFTNVDVFNGTENKLYEDHHVLVEDNLIKQISASPIEAGEAEVIDGTGKTLMPGLIEGHGHLLLNGGNLSDHENNRTIEELAARATVNANAAFQSGFTTWRDAGGLNTGLRKTIDSGMLPGPRLYTSGAFIGPTGSHADFSNLTTANQHFFGSTTSMARNSVSFNADGITEIKAAARQNFKQGNTQIKIMSSGGVASSFDPWQLNAMSAEEIEAAVEIADAYGSYVMSHAYSKKAIMRNLDAGVKTIEHGFMFDGDIADKMEDKDAYITTNMTAFSPYLTQIEAINSNPASKRKAESATKAFKDYISNVNKYQPKWGFHTDCVGDVVSCIKQTDHTIYLAGKELGNFFTLKGMTSVNGEIVKLSGVMDPYPEGKLGVIEAGAYADIIIVEGNPLEDLTVIGANEKWFDAEPRSPEIDTIKVIMKDGKVYKNTL, from the coding sequence ATGAATAATTCAGGCTTAAAGCTTTCTGTTGTTGCGCTCTCGTGTTCATTTGCTCTCTCAGCAAATGCAGCATCAACGCTATTTACTAACGTAGATGTGTTCAACGGTACGGAAAACAAATTGTACGAAGACCATCATGTATTGGTTGAAGACAATCTTATCAAACAAATCTCTGCAAGCCCGATCGAGGCTGGTGAAGCTGAAGTGATTGATGGCACAGGCAAAACGTTAATGCCTGGCTTAATCGAAGGCCATGGTCACTTGTTGTTGAATGGCGGTAACCTTAGCGATCACGAAAACAACCGTACGATTGAAGAACTGGCCGCTCGTGCGACAGTCAACGCTAATGCTGCATTTCAATCAGGCTTTACTACATGGCGTGATGCTGGTGGCTTGAACACGGGCTTACGTAAAACGATCGACTCTGGCATGTTGCCGGGGCCAAGACTCTACACGTCAGGCGCGTTTATTGGCCCAACGGGTTCACACGCCGATTTCAGTAACCTAACCACGGCTAACCAACACTTCTTCGGTTCAACAACCAGCATGGCTCGCAATAGCGTGAGCTTTAATGCGGACGGTATTACCGAAATCAAAGCCGCGGCTCGCCAAAACTTTAAGCAAGGCAATACTCAGATTAAGATCATGTCATCAGGTGGCGTGGCTTCGTCATTTGACCCTTGGCAACTGAATGCGATGTCTGCGGAAGAGATTGAAGCCGCAGTGGAAATTGCCGATGCGTACGGTTCTTACGTGATGTCTCATGCCTACAGCAAAAAAGCGATCATGCGTAACCTAGATGCAGGCGTTAAAACGATTGAGCATGGCTTCATGTTCGATGGTGATATTGCCGACAAGATGGAAGACAAAGATGCTTACATCACAACCAACATGACCGCATTCTCGCCTTACTTAACACAGATTGAGGCGATTAACTCGAACCCTGCATCTAAGCGTAAAGCTGAATCTGCAACCAAAGCGTTCAAAGACTACATCTCGAACGTAAACAAATACCAACCTAAATGGGGCTTCCACACAGACTGTGTTGGTGATGTGGTTTCTTGTATCAAGCAAACCGACCACACGATCTACCTTGCGGGTAAAGAGCTTGGTAACTTCTTCACTCTGAAAGGCATGACATCAGTAAACGGTGAGATCGTTAAGTTGTCCGGTGTGATGGACCCATATCCAGAGGGTAAGTTGGGCGTGATTGAAGCGGGTGCATACGCCGATATCATCATTGTAGAAGGCAACCCACTTGAAGACTTAACAGTGATTGGCGCAAACGAAAAATGGTTTGACGCAGAGCCGCGTAGCCCTGAAATCGATACCATCAAAGTCATCATGAAAGATGGCAAAGTCTACAAAAACACGCTGTAA
- a CDS encoding DUF3299 domain-containing protein, which translates to MQKTLSLILSMMSLTIIAIPTFAETAMNLEWQDLNSGSHEMKLEMPELTDQQMRLLQGVIAMSASEEEQAQQQALLLKRTLKEQGVDADEMIALRDQYMKTMKANAEAITTEFDGKKVRVPGFIVPLEFSEGMTAIEFLLVPVAGACIHMPPPPANQIVRVSFPEGFQVQNVQYPVWVEGDFSSNKVTEEVFLVDGKSNLTMGYEMKASMIEDYYEKEN; encoded by the coding sequence ATGCAAAAAACGCTTTCTCTTATCCTATCGATGATGTCACTGACCATCATCGCTATACCTACCTTTGCTGAAACAGCGATGAATCTTGAGTGGCAAGATCTGAATTCAGGTTCTCACGAAATGAAATTAGAAATGCCAGAGCTCACCGATCAGCAAATGCGTCTATTACAAGGTGTGATAGCAATGAGTGCATCAGAGGAAGAGCAAGCTCAACAACAGGCTTTATTACTCAAAAGAACGCTAAAAGAGCAGGGCGTTGATGCAGACGAAATGATCGCGCTGCGTGACCAATACATGAAAACTATGAAGGCGAACGCTGAAGCTATCACGACAGAATTTGACGGCAAGAAAGTGCGAGTTCCTGGTTTCATCGTGCCTTTAGAGTTCTCAGAAGGTATGACCGCAATCGAGTTTCTTTTAGTGCCAGTGGCGGGCGCGTGTATTCACATGCCACCACCACCTGCAAACCAGATTGTACGCGTGTCTTTCCCAGAAGGCTTTCAGGTACAGAATGTTCAGTATCCAGTATGGGTAGAAGGTGACTTTAGCTCGAACAAAGTGACTGAAGAAGTCTTCCTAGTCGATGGTAAAAGCAACCTTACCATGGGTTATGAAATGAAAGCCTCGATGATTGAAGACTATTACGAGAAAGAAAATTAA
- a CDS encoding carbohydrate porin, producing the protein MNSRLSKVSMAVMVLATSMSTAVYSANFEGPDSVENTISKQKDQQLDWREKLAADGFTFGADYNVLGLTSNNGSLGNDVDASSGVARFYGSWNLVGKETGNTGGIVWKVEHRHGYSDSAPKNLAFIDDTDRLFNNGTKEGLGYVGMIGSAYSDQGFRVTNLHWKQKFNGGKTSVIAGWQDVTDYVDTYALASPWSGFSNLAFSTGSGAMGLPDDGVLALSAGHMLTENYYVIAGIADANGKSDDIFDGFNTLFDESEFFTTLELGWTESQDQIFTDNFHITAWRFDGGTRHSLSDATGGGESGKGINFSWSQFVTPQVMPFVRGGFSDGDVALYERSLSVGVGYFGLGREKNNLGFAVNWSEINEYALKGISTGLYGNDGEQFTAELYYNMQLNDFIQVTPDIQYIKDPAFSNESSAWVFGIRARVFI; encoded by the coding sequence ATGAATTCAAGATTATCTAAAGTAAGTATGGCGGTGATGGTGCTAGCAACCTCAATGAGCACTGCGGTATATAGCGCAAACTTCGAAGGTCCAGATTCGGTTGAAAATACAATTTCAAAGCAAAAAGATCAGCAACTGGATTGGCGTGAAAAGCTTGCTGCGGATGGTTTTACATTTGGCGCGGATTATAACGTCTTAGGATTGACTTCTAACAATGGATCTCTGGGGAACGATGTTGATGCCTCTTCAGGTGTTGCGAGATTTTATGGCTCGTGGAATTTAGTCGGCAAAGAGACTGGCAATACTGGTGGAATAGTATGGAAAGTAGAACATCGACACGGCTATTCGGATTCAGCACCTAAAAATTTAGCCTTTATTGATGATACCGACCGACTATTTAACAACGGTACAAAAGAAGGACTGGGCTATGTGGGTATGATTGGTTCCGCCTATAGCGACCAAGGCTTCCGCGTCACCAATTTGCATTGGAAACAGAAGTTTAATGGAGGCAAAACCTCAGTTATTGCAGGTTGGCAAGATGTCACTGACTATGTGGACACATATGCGCTAGCGAGCCCATGGTCTGGCTTCAGTAACCTTGCATTTTCAACGGGATCTGGAGCAATGGGTTTACCTGATGATGGTGTGTTAGCTCTTTCAGCAGGGCATATGCTTACAGAAAATTACTATGTGATTGCTGGTATCGCTGACGCTAACGGCAAGTCCGATGATATCTTTGATGGTTTCAATACATTATTCGACGAGAGTGAGTTTTTCACCACCCTAGAGCTAGGTTGGACTGAATCGCAGGATCAAATATTTACTGATAATTTCCACATTACCGCGTGGCGCTTTGACGGTGGCACTCGTCATAGCTTGTCGGATGCGACTGGCGGTGGTGAGTCTGGAAAGGGTATTAACTTCTCGTGGAGCCAATTTGTCACACCTCAAGTAATGCCGTTTGTGCGAGGAGGTTTCTCTGATGGTGATGTTGCTTTGTATGAACGTTCCTTGAGTGTCGGTGTTGGCTACTTTGGTTTGGGGAGAGAGAAGAATAACCTTGGTTTTGCGGTTAACTGGTCAGAAATTAATGAGTACGCGCTAAAAGGAATTTCTACGGGTTTGTATGGGAATGATGGCGAACAATTCACAGCCGAACTTTACTACAACATGCAACTTAATGACTTTATTCAAGTAACGCCTGACATCCAGTATATCAAAGATCCTGCGTTTTCTAATGAGAGTAGCGCTTGGGTGTTCGGTATTAGAGCGAGAGTGTTTATCTAA